The Actinomycetes bacterium genome contains the following window.
CGCGCGAAGAGGGACCGCACGCCATCCGCGTCCGAAATGTCGAGGTGATGATCGGCACCCGATCGGGCCGCCGTGATTACCTCGTTGCCGTCGGCGGCTAAGGCTGCCGCCACCGCACTGCCAATGGTCCCGGTCGCTCCCACGACCAATACTGGATTACTCACCCTGATCCCTCTCGTGCAATCCCCAACCTAACTGTGAGACCCAGCAGGAGTCTTTGCGGACTCGGTGTGAATGACATACCACCAAGTGTCAGAAACCTACCGGCTAGCTGCTGAGCTCAATCGATAGTGAACCCACCCGAACGGTGTGGTCATCGACTTTGGTCATACCCGCGGATGTTAACGCTTCGGCGGCTTTCGCCAGATCGGCCACCTTCACCGACATTCCCTGCACCTCTAGCTGCGAGGCGGAAGACACCAGCAACGGTGGGCCTTCGGAAAAGGTGAACGAATCCTTAGCCTCACGAGGTGCCATGAGCTTGTCCAGCGCATCCCGATGCGCAGCGTCCACACCCACATGTACTGCGGTCACTTGCTTGATACCTGCCGAATTGTCGGGCGCAACCGGACCGGTGGTGCGGGTGGGATAAAAGGTGTGACACAACTGCAGTGCAGTGCTGCCGGTCGCTAGCGATGAGATGCCAACCCGGGTGTAAATCGGATGCCCCTGCACCACGACAGCGTCGAACGGGTCGTGTTGGATGCCGCGACTGGCCAGATTGTCAGCCAGCGTGTCGAGATTTGTCGGCTCGAACGTTAGCCAGTCATCGAGTTTGTTTTGGGTCCGATCAACTGCGCAGATCTCAAGGTTCAGGTTGCCGAATCTGATGCCCGCAGTAGCAAAGCCTGGCTGTTCCGACAGCGGCCAGCCATTCGTCAGACCCGTGGCAAACAAAGCCTTGCTCATCGAACGCAACTCATCAATATCCAGGACGGTCGTGATGTGGTCGGCAAAACCGACTACCGAGTCAGATTCAGGCATGCCCCGACGGTAGAGGTCGCAGGCGTGCGACGCGAATTAGCGACGCGGGCACTTGTGCACCTCGACCAGCAGACGGGTGCGCCGCCCATCTTGGCGCTGCTGTCGACACTCACCTCGCCACCGAAGCCGGCCACTACTAGATTCAGTACCGAGGGGATTTCCACGAGATAACCACCAGTCCCCAATGTGAATGCTCTGAGGAGGGCCCAACAATCATGGTCAAGATGCTCGTAACAGTAAACATTTCCAAGGGGTTTGCGACCTGGAAGGAAATGGCAGAAAGGTTGAACCCGGAAATGGAAAAGGCCGGCGTCAACATGGTGTGGGCTGGCACCAATCCCGATGAGAGCCAAATCTTCATGGTGGTGGAGATGCAAGATCCCGTTCAGATGAAGACTTTTGGTGAGCGAGAGGACATCGCCAAGGCTCGCACCGAGGCAGGTGCTGACGTTGCGAGCACGACCATCATCTCCCCTATCGGCCAGGACTGGCTGCCCTGACCGCAAGCGGCGAGATCATGCGCCGCCTACTTGAGCGACCTTCAGCCTCGAAACGGCTGCACCCTAGTCAACGAAACGGTGCAGTTGGCTGCCCGGTTTCGTTAAGACCTCGCCCTTGTTCGACCCAAACTTAATCCTGAAGTTCGATTTCGCCGGGGCGCCAGGTCTTCTCAAACCATGCCTCCAAGGGCCCGTACAACCGAATAATCGCGAACCAGGTCTTCCCGGGTCGAGTTTGGATCCAGTTACCCACATTTTCCGCAGGGCGATCCGGGCCGAACGTGAGATTCACGCTGCCGTCCGCTTCGGTGACAAGGTCTGGTCTCATACTGTTGACGCTTGGGAAAGCCTGCTCCGGCGTTTGGAGCATTGACCGGGTTTGCACGTCGTAAACGACTAGGGACCAGAAGTTTTTCGCAGGTACGTCCGGTGGAATATGCATGGAGTAGTTACGGTCGCCCTCCAACCAGGCACCGCTACTATCACGAGCGACCGCCGCATACTGCGAACCCACGCCCGGCATCTTCAAGATCATGGCTGGGGTGTTTACGGTCGCCATGTAATAGAACATCAGGCGCGCGTCGGCGTCGACGCCACCCGCGCCGTCGTTAACCAAGTAGCGGTAGTCATTGCCGTACAGCATGTTGTACCACATGCTGTTTTCTTCACCGTATAAATATGCTTCCGGTGCACGGGGAGCGAAAGTAACCGCACGCGCATACGCATTCCCCACCATCACACCACGCTCAAGGACTTCACGCTGCCGATCTGAAGGTTCGAACGGTTCACCCTTCCGGATCCCCAGCAGGCTTGCCATACCGAGAATCTCGGGATCAAAGGCTTCCGGCGGTTCTTTGTCGATAGTCCGGTGGATCTCTTCAAAAAAGGATTCGTGATTGGAGTGGATCGTGTTCACTTCCGCCCCGGACATGTTCTTCCAGATCATGGGAGGGGGGTTGTCTTTGTCCCTTAACGCATACGATTTGATCCCATTTCGGAACAGTTCGGAAGCGGGTTTGGTGTCACCGTCAACCAACATTCCACGGCACGGTAGCCAGTTCACGTAGGTCGGGGTGTGGGCCACGAAGTAACTGTCGCCTTCATGTTCTACGAGTTCGCCATTTTCTTTATCACGCAGCGGACCCGAG
Protein-coding sequences here:
- a CDS encoding DUF1254 domain-containing protein, which produces MNGLSNSSTTTEEGPSVPTQNYNNDIPEDLLTSDSLELPGSSLSFVDGFPTMDSLNDAYDLEDMNRATSLFISMVPVASLEAIRKGIADFIEPGPVENRWVIFDDLMDSNSLFLTGNTDTVYAFGVLDLEESGPVVVEIPPNCGPSTINDATFSFVIDMGSPGPDRGQGGKYLVLGPDYSGPLRDKENGELVEHEGDSYFVAHTPTYVNWLPCRGMLVDGDTKPASELFRNGIKSYALRDKDNPPPMIWKNMSGAEVNTIHSNHESFFEEIHRTIDKEPPEAFDPEILGMASLLGIRKGEPFEPSDRQREVLERGVMVGNAYARAVTFAPRAPEAYLYGEENSMWYNMLYGNDYRYLVNDGAGGVDADARLMFYYMATVNTPAMILKMPGVGSQYAAVARDSSGAWLEGDRNYSMHIPPDVPAKNFWSLVVYDVQTRSMLQTPEQAFPSVNSMRPDLVTEADGSVNLTFGPDRPAENVGNWIQTRPGKTWFAIIRLYGPLEAWFEKTWRPGEIELQD